A section of the Pseudomonas fluorescens genome encodes:
- the mscK gene encoding mechanosensitive channel MscK → MTILRTFLATALLGLSLCVSPVFAADPPSVESVQQTLDKLPDRKLPDADMKALQNVLQQTLTLLGNKQDYEQRLSDLKRQLQDAPRQTTENARELARLKASKVVPVAQRYASLPVPQLEQLLVQRTTQQGDLQKELADANSLSIAAQTRPERAQTEISNSQTRIQQINGILKAGKDNGKPLNGDQRNLLNAELAALNALIPLRRQELAGNSQLQDLGNSQHDLAVEKTARLEQEIQDLQTLINQKRLAQSQETVTQQSIEAQKAGGSSLLATESAANLKLSDYLLKSTDRLNELTQQNLQTKQLLDNVTQSDSALDEQINVLKGSLLLSKILYKQKQALPRLKVDRDLADDIANIRLYQFEVNQQRELISSPSTYVDNLLANQPEDQVTPQLRRTLLELAVTRSDLLERLSRELSALLNESITLQLNQKQLLSTAASLRATLDEQMFWIPSNKPLDVEWLESVPTRLGKQVDTLPWASSLSELYDGLAQRPLLFLPLLLLIGALLWRRNSLYERLKKIHLDIGHFKRDSQWHTPVAILVNILLALPVTLGLALCGYALQIDARGQNANLGMALVQIAQAWLVFYTAYRILAPGGVAELHFRWEKPQVEFLQGWVRKLGLVVLALVAVVSIAEHQPAALADDVLGIAVVLTCYGLMAWLLSRLLLNSPTHEKASLFRKVVGVAFTALPIALFIAVCFGYYYTALKLSDRLINTLYLLMFWLVIEATFVRGLGVAARRLAYSRALAKRQAAKEAGDGEVVIEEPTLDIEQVNEQSMRLIRLALLGGFIAALYWVWSDLISVFSYLDNITLYEYTSGTGANISMVPISIGDMLGALIIIGITFALARNLPGLLEVLVLSKLDLAQGSAYATTTLLSYVIAGVGFVTTLSTLGVSWDKLQWLVAALSVGLGFGMQEIFANFISGIMILFERPVRIGDTITIGNLSGTVSKIRIRATTITDFDRKDIIVPNKTFITGQLINWSLTDTITRVTLKLGVDYGSDLDLVKELLLKAARDNPRVLKDPEPHVYFLNFGESTLDHELRMHVRDLGDRNPVLDEVNRFINREFKKQSINISFRQMEVYLKNLHGQEYKLVEIEPLSKPANDGSPQPTPPAKLD, encoded by the coding sequence ATGACAATCCTGCGCACCTTTTTAGCCACCGCCCTGCTGGGCCTGAGTCTCTGCGTCAGCCCAGTGTTCGCCGCCGACCCACCCAGCGTCGAGAGCGTGCAACAGACCCTGGACAAGCTGCCGGACCGCAAACTGCCCGACGCCGACATGAAGGCGCTGCAAAACGTATTGCAGCAGACCCTGACATTGCTGGGTAACAAACAGGATTACGAGCAGCGCCTGAGCGATCTCAAGCGCCAATTGCAGGATGCGCCACGCCAGACCACGGAAAACGCCCGTGAACTGGCCCGGCTCAAGGCCAGCAAGGTCGTCCCGGTCGCCCAACGCTACGCCAGCCTGCCGGTGCCGCAGCTCGAACAACTGCTGGTGCAACGCACCACCCAGCAAGGTGACCTGCAAAAGGAACTGGCCGACGCCAACAGCCTGAGCATTGCCGCCCAGACCCGCCCCGAGCGCGCCCAGACCGAAATCAGCAACAGCCAGACGCGCATCCAGCAGATCAACGGCATCCTCAAGGCCGGCAAGGACAATGGCAAACCGCTCAATGGCGACCAGCGCAACCTGCTGAATGCCGAACTGGCAGCGCTCAATGCCTTGATCCCGTTGCGCCGCCAGGAACTGGCGGGCAACAGCCAGTTGCAAGACCTGGGCAACAGCCAGCATGACCTGGCGGTGGAAAAAACCGCGCGCCTGGAGCAGGAAATCCAGGACCTGCAAACCCTGATCAACCAGAAACGCCTGGCCCAGTCCCAGGAAACCGTGACCCAGCAGTCCATCGAAGCCCAAAAGGCCGGCGGCAGCAGCCTGCTGGCCACGGAAAGCGCGGCCAACCTGAAACTCTCCGACTACCTGCTCAAAAGCACTGACCGCCTCAATGAACTGACCCAGCAGAACCTGCAAACCAAACAACTGCTGGACAACGTGACCCAGAGCGACTCGGCCCTGGACGAGCAGATCAACGTGCTCAAGGGCAGCCTGTTGCTGTCGAAGATCCTCTACAAGCAGAAACAGGCCTTGCCGCGCCTGAAGGTCGACCGCGACCTGGCGGACGATATTGCCAACATTCGCCTGTACCAGTTCGAGGTCAACCAGCAACGCGAACTGATCAGTTCACCGAGCACCTACGTCGACAACCTGCTGGCGAACCAGCCTGAAGACCAGGTCACGCCACAGCTGCGCCGTACCCTGCTGGAACTGGCGGTGACCCGCAGCGACCTGCTCGAACGCCTGAGCCGGGAGTTGAGCGCGCTGCTCAATGAGTCCATCACCCTGCAACTGAACCAGAAGCAACTGCTCAGCACCGCCGCCAGCCTGCGCGCGACGCTCGACGAGCAAATGTTCTGGATCCCCAGCAACAAACCGCTGGATGTCGAATGGCTGGAAAGCGTGCCCACCCGCCTGGGCAAACAGGTCGATACCCTGCCCTGGGCCTCCAGCCTCAGCGAACTGTACGACGGCCTGGCCCAGCGCCCGCTGCTGTTCCTGCCCCTGCTGCTCTTGATCGGCGCGCTGCTGTGGCGGCGCAACAGCCTCTACGAGCGCCTGAAAAAAATCCATCTGGATATCGGTCACTTCAAACGTGACAGCCAGTGGCATACCCCGGTCGCGATCCTGGTGAATATCCTGCTGGCCTTGCCCGTGACCCTCGGCCTGGCGCTGTGCGGCTACGCCCTGCAAATCGACGCACGCGGGCAGAACGCCAACCTGGGCATGGCCCTGGTGCAGATCGCACAGGCGTGGCTGGTGTTCTACACCGCCTATCGCATCCTGGCGCCGGGCGGCGTGGCCGAATTGCATTTCCGCTGGGAAAAACCCCAGGTCGAATTCCTCCAGGGCTGGGTCCGCAAACTGGGGCTGGTGGTGCTGGCGCTGGTGGCCGTGGTGTCCATCGCCGAGCATCAACCGGCAGCCCTGGCCGATGATGTGCTGGGTATCGCCGTGGTCCTCACCTGCTATGGGCTGATGGCTTGGCTGCTCAGCCGCCTGCTGCTCAACAGCCCGACCCATGAAAAAGCCTCGCTGTTTCGCAAAGTCGTCGGCGTGGCGTTTACCGCGCTGCCCATCGCGCTGTTTATCGCGGTGTGTTTTGGCTATTACTACACCGCGCTCAAACTCAGCGACCGCCTGATCAACACCCTGTACCTGCTGATGTTCTGGCTGGTGATCGAAGCCACCTTCGTCCGTGGCCTGGGCGTTGCCGCACGGCGCCTGGCCTATTCCCGGGCGCTGGCCAAGCGCCAGGCGGCCAAGGAAGCCGGTGACGGCGAAGTGGTGATCGAAGAACCGACCCTGGATATCGAGCAGGTCAACGAACAATCCATGCGCCTGATTCGCCTGGCCTTGCTCGGCGGCTTTATCGCGGCGCTGTACTGGGTCTGGTCGGACTTGATCTCGGTATTTTCCTACCTGGACAACATCACCCTCTACGAATACACCAGCGGCACCGGCGCCAACATCAGCATGGTGCCCATCAGTATCGGCGACATGCTGGGCGCACTGATCATCATCGGTATCACCTTTGCCCTGGCGCGCAACCTGCCAGGCCTGCTGGAAGTGCTGGTGCTGTCGAAACTGGACCTGGCCCAGGGCAGCGCCTACGCCACTACCACGCTGCTGTCGTATGTGATCGCCGGTGTGGGTTTTGTAACGACCCTGTCGACCCTCGGGGTGAGCTGGGACAAGTTGCAGTGGCTGGTGGCCGCGCTGTCGGTGGGCCTGGGTTTCGGCATGCAGGAGATCTTCGCCAACTTCATCTCCGGCATCATGATCCTGTTCGAGCGCCCGGTGCGGATCGGCGACACCATTACCATCGGCAACCTGTCCGGCACGGTGAGCAAGATCCGCATCCGTGCCACCACCATTACTGACTTCGACCGCAAGGACATCATTGTCCCGAACAAAACCTTCATCACCGGGCAGTTGATCAACTGGTCGCTGACCGACACCATCACCCGGGTCACCCTCAAGCTCGGCGTGGACTACGGCTCCGACCTGGACCTGGTGAAGGAATTGCTGCTCAAGGCCGCCAGGGATAACCCTCGGGTACTGAAAGACCCGGAACCCCACGTGTACTTCCTCAACTTCGGCGAAAGCACCCTCGACCACGAATTGCGCATGCATGTGCGCGACCTGGGCGACCGCAACCCGGTGCTCGATGAGGTCAACCGCTTCATCAACCGTGAGTTCAAGAAGCAGAGCATCAACATTTCGTTCCGGCAGATGGAGGTTTACCTGAAGAACCTGCATGGCCAGGAATACAAACTGGTGGAAATCGAACCCCTGAGCAAGCCGGCCAACGACGGCTCGCCGCAACCCACGCCGCCGGCCAAACTCGACTAA